The following are encoded in a window of Strix aluco isolate bStrAlu1 chromosome 15, bStrAlu1.hap1, whole genome shotgun sequence genomic DNA:
- the LOC141930336 gene encoding noggin-2-like: MTAIRALLLCSCLGLLRPGGGQPFLRLRPSPSDNLPVKDIVEHPDPEYDPKEQDLDERTLRKKLGSHFDPGFMAVAVPGPANASGAEAAAGRGRAALPAELRRLELGPPQGPRLKVGKKARRKVLQWLWAYTYCPVLYTWKDLGVRFWPRYIKEGNCFAEKSCSLPEGMFCKPVKSVTKTFLRWHCQGWSSQKYCTWIPVQYPLISECKCSC; this comes from the coding sequence ATGACGGCGATCCGGGcgctcctgctctgctcctgcctggggctgctgcgCCCGGGGGGCGGGCAGCCCTTCCTGCGGCTGCGACCCTCGCCCAGCGACAACCTGCCCGTCAAAGACATCGTGGAGCACCCGGATCCCGAGTACGACCCCAAGGAGCAGGACCTGGACGAGAGGACTCTGCGGAAGAAGCTGGGCAGCCATTTCGACCCCGGTTTCATGGCCGTGGCCGTGCCGGGGCCGGCCAACGCCTCGGgcgccgaggcggcggcggggcgggggcgggcggcgctgcccgccgaGCTGCGGCGCCTGGAGCTGGGTCCGCCCCAGGGACCGCGCCTCAAGGTGGGCAAGAAGGCGCGGCGGAAGGTGCTGCAGTGGCTCTGGGCGTACACCTACTGCCCCGTGCTCTACACCTGGAAGGACCTGGGCGTCCGCTTCTGGCCCCGCTACATCAAGGAGGGCAACTGCTTCGCCGAGAAGTCCTGCTCGCTGCCCGAGGGCATGTTCTGCAAGCCCGTCAAGTCGGTCACCAagaccttcctgcgctggcactGCCAGGGCTGGTCCAGCCAGAAGTACTGCACCTGGATCCCCGTGCAGTACCCGCTCATCTCCGAGTGCAAGTGCTCCTGCTAG